One genomic segment of Myotis daubentonii chromosome 14, mMyoDau2.1, whole genome shotgun sequence includes these proteins:
- the CTDSPL gene encoding CTD small phosphatase-like protein isoform X1: MPIELLAKQLSHPFSEIPCEHTCFCYQQETSHCNVSLKKQRHRSVLSSFFCCFRDYNVEAPPASSPGVLPPLVEENGGPPKGDQRQVIPIPSPPAKYLLPEVTVLDYGKKCVVIDLDETLVHSSFKPISNADFIVPVEIDGTIHQVYVLKRPHVDEFLQRMGQLFECVLFTASLAKYADPVADLLDRWGVFRARLFRESCVFHRGNYVKDLSRLGRELSKVIIVDNSPASYIFHPENAVPVQSWFDDMTDTELLDLIPFFEGLSREDDVYSMLHRLCNR; encoded by the exons ATGCCTATAGAGTTGCTGGCAAAACAGCTTTCCCATCCTTTTTCAGAAATTCCGTGCGAACACACTTGCTTTTGCTACCAGCAAGAGA CTTCCCATTGCAACGTCAGCTTGAAGAAGCAGAGGCACCGCAGCGTCCTCAGCTCCTTCTTCTGCTGCTTCCGGGACTACAATGTGGAGGCCCCGCCCGCCAGCAGCCCCGGTGTGCTGCCCCCGCTGGTGGAGGAGAACGGCGGGCCGCCCAAG ggTGACCAGAGGCAGGTCATTCCCATACCAAGt ccACCAGCTAAATACCTCCTGCCCGAGGTGACGGTGCTCGACTATGGAAAGAAATGTGTGGTCATTGATTTAGATGAGACGTTGGTGCACAGTTCATTCAAG cCTATTAGTAACGCTGATTTTATTGTTCCGGTTGAAATCGATGGAACGATACATCAG GTGTACGTGCTGAAGCGGCCGCACGTGGACGAGTTCCTCCAGAGGATGGGCCAGCTCTTTGAGTGCGTTCTCTTCACTGCCAGCCTGGCCAAG TATGCAGACCCCGTGGCTGACCTGCTGGACCGCTGGGGTGTGTTCCGGGCCCGGCTCTTCAGGGAATCCTGTGTTTTCCATCGAGGGAACTACGTGAAAGACCTGAGTCGCCTGGGACGGGAGCTGAGCAAAGTGATCATCGTGGACAATTCCCCGGCCTCGTACATCTTCCACCCTGAGAACGCA GTGCCTGTGCAGTCCTGGTTCGATGACATGACGGACACGGAGCTGCTGGACCTCATCCCGTTCTTCGAGGGCCTGAGCCGCGAGGACGACGTGTACAGCATGCTGCACAGGCTCTGCAATAGGTAG
- the CTDSPL gene encoding CTD small phosphatase-like protein isoform X3: MPIELLAKQLSHPFSEIPCEHTCFCYQQETSHCNVSLKKQRHRSVLSSFFCCFRDYNVEAPPASSPGVLPPLVEENGGPPKPPAKYLLPEVTVLDYGKKCVVIDLDETLVHSSFKPISNADFIVPVEIDGTIHQVYVLKRPHVDEFLQRMGQLFECVLFTASLAKYADPVADLLDRWGVFRARLFRESCVFHRGNYVKDLSRLGRELSKVIIVDNSPASYIFHPENAVPVQSWFDDMTDTELLDLIPFFEGLSREDDVYSMLHRLCNR; the protein is encoded by the exons ATGCCTATAGAGTTGCTGGCAAAACAGCTTTCCCATCCTTTTTCAGAAATTCCGTGCGAACACACTTGCTTTTGCTACCAGCAAGAGA CTTCCCATTGCAACGTCAGCTTGAAGAAGCAGAGGCACCGCAGCGTCCTCAGCTCCTTCTTCTGCTGCTTCCGGGACTACAATGTGGAGGCCCCGCCCGCCAGCAGCCCCGGTGTGCTGCCCCCGCTGGTGGAGGAGAACGGCGGGCCGCCCAAG ccACCAGCTAAATACCTCCTGCCCGAGGTGACGGTGCTCGACTATGGAAAGAAATGTGTGGTCATTGATTTAGATGAGACGTTGGTGCACAGTTCATTCAAG cCTATTAGTAACGCTGATTTTATTGTTCCGGTTGAAATCGATGGAACGATACATCAG GTGTACGTGCTGAAGCGGCCGCACGTGGACGAGTTCCTCCAGAGGATGGGCCAGCTCTTTGAGTGCGTTCTCTTCACTGCCAGCCTGGCCAAG TATGCAGACCCCGTGGCTGACCTGCTGGACCGCTGGGGTGTGTTCCGGGCCCGGCTCTTCAGGGAATCCTGTGTTTTCCATCGAGGGAACTACGTGAAAGACCTGAGTCGCCTGGGACGGGAGCTGAGCAAAGTGATCATCGTGGACAATTCCCCGGCCTCGTACATCTTCCACCCTGAGAACGCA GTGCCTGTGCAGTCCTGGTTCGATGACATGACGGACACGGAGCTGCTGGACCTCATCCCGTTCTTCGAGGGCCTGAGCCGCGAGGACGACGTGTACAGCATGCTGCACAGGCTCTGCAATAGGTAG
- the CTDSPL gene encoding CTD small phosphatase-like protein isoform X4 — translation MDGPAIITQVTNPKEDEGRARGASEKASHCNVSLKKQRHRSVLSSFFCCFRDYNVEAPPASSPGVLPPLVEENGGPPKPPAKYLLPEVTVLDYGKKCVVIDLDETLVHSSFKPISNADFIVPVEIDGTIHQVYVLKRPHVDEFLQRMGQLFECVLFTASLAKYADPVADLLDRWGVFRARLFRESCVFHRGNYVKDLSRLGRELSKVIIVDNSPASYIFHPENAVPVQSWFDDMTDTELLDLIPFFEGLSREDDVYSMLHRLCNR, via the exons CTTCCCATTGCAACGTCAGCTTGAAGAAGCAGAGGCACCGCAGCGTCCTCAGCTCCTTCTTCTGCTGCTTCCGGGACTACAATGTGGAGGCCCCGCCCGCCAGCAGCCCCGGTGTGCTGCCCCCGCTGGTGGAGGAGAACGGCGGGCCGCCCAAG ccACCAGCTAAATACCTCCTGCCCGAGGTGACGGTGCTCGACTATGGAAAGAAATGTGTGGTCATTGATTTAGATGAGACGTTGGTGCACAGTTCATTCAAG cCTATTAGTAACGCTGATTTTATTGTTCCGGTTGAAATCGATGGAACGATACATCAG GTGTACGTGCTGAAGCGGCCGCACGTGGACGAGTTCCTCCAGAGGATGGGCCAGCTCTTTGAGTGCGTTCTCTTCACTGCCAGCCTGGCCAAG TATGCAGACCCCGTGGCTGACCTGCTGGACCGCTGGGGTGTGTTCCGGGCCCGGCTCTTCAGGGAATCCTGTGTTTTCCATCGAGGGAACTACGTGAAAGACCTGAGTCGCCTGGGACGGGAGCTGAGCAAAGTGATCATCGTGGACAATTCCCCGGCCTCGTACATCTTCCACCCTGAGAACGCA GTGCCTGTGCAGTCCTGGTTCGATGACATGACGGACACGGAGCTGCTGGACCTCATCCCGTTCTTCGAGGGCCTGAGCCGCGAGGACGACGTGTACAGCATGCTGCACAGGCTCTGCAATAGGTAG
- the CTDSPL gene encoding CTD small phosphatase-like protein isoform X2: MDGPAIITQVTNPKEDEGRARGASEKASHCNVSLKKQRHRSVLSSFFCCFRDYNVEAPPASSPGVLPPLVEENGGPPKGDQRQVIPIPSPPAKYLLPEVTVLDYGKKCVVIDLDETLVHSSFKPISNADFIVPVEIDGTIHQVYVLKRPHVDEFLQRMGQLFECVLFTASLAKYADPVADLLDRWGVFRARLFRESCVFHRGNYVKDLSRLGRELSKVIIVDNSPASYIFHPENAVPVQSWFDDMTDTELLDLIPFFEGLSREDDVYSMLHRLCNR; the protein is encoded by the exons CTTCCCATTGCAACGTCAGCTTGAAGAAGCAGAGGCACCGCAGCGTCCTCAGCTCCTTCTTCTGCTGCTTCCGGGACTACAATGTGGAGGCCCCGCCCGCCAGCAGCCCCGGTGTGCTGCCCCCGCTGGTGGAGGAGAACGGCGGGCCGCCCAAG ggTGACCAGAGGCAGGTCATTCCCATACCAAGt ccACCAGCTAAATACCTCCTGCCCGAGGTGACGGTGCTCGACTATGGAAAGAAATGTGTGGTCATTGATTTAGATGAGACGTTGGTGCACAGTTCATTCAAG cCTATTAGTAACGCTGATTTTATTGTTCCGGTTGAAATCGATGGAACGATACATCAG GTGTACGTGCTGAAGCGGCCGCACGTGGACGAGTTCCTCCAGAGGATGGGCCAGCTCTTTGAGTGCGTTCTCTTCACTGCCAGCCTGGCCAAG TATGCAGACCCCGTGGCTGACCTGCTGGACCGCTGGGGTGTGTTCCGGGCCCGGCTCTTCAGGGAATCCTGTGTTTTCCATCGAGGGAACTACGTGAAAGACCTGAGTCGCCTGGGACGGGAGCTGAGCAAAGTGATCATCGTGGACAATTCCCCGGCCTCGTACATCTTCCACCCTGAGAACGCA GTGCCTGTGCAGTCCTGGTTCGATGACATGACGGACACGGAGCTGCTGGACCTCATCCCGTTCTTCGAGGGCCTGAGCCGCGAGGACGACGTGTACAGCATGCTGCACAGGCTCTGCAATAGGTAG